The Castor canadensis chromosome X, mCasCan1.hap1v2, whole genome shotgun sequence genome includes a region encoding these proteins:
- the Gla gene encoding alpha-galactosidase A — MPAIICTSIVMVTRKMRSRNQQLGCVLALRFLALILWGVLGARALDNGLARTPTMGWLHWERFMCNLDCQEEPDSCISEQLFMQMAELMVSDGWKDAGYEYVCIDDCWMAPQRDSEGRLQADPQRFPGGIRRLANYVHSKGLKLGIYADVGYKTCAGFPGSFGYYDIDAQTFADWGVDLLKFDGCHCDSIKHLADGYKYMSLALNRTGRSIVYSCEWPLYMWPFHKPNYTKIRQYCNHWRNYADIYDSWESVKNILDWTASNQEKIVNVAGPGGWNDPDMLVIGNFGLSWDQQITQMALWAIMAAPLLMSNDLRQISPQARTLLQDKDVIAINQDPLGKQGYRLRKDNNIEVWERPLSNSAWAVAMRNLREIGGPLSYMIRVSSLGRGVACNPGCFITQLLPMKTELGFYDWTSSLKTRINPTGTVLLRLQDRLYHKV; from the exons ATGCCGGCAATAATCTGTACTAGTATAGTCATGGTGACAAGGAAAATGAGGAGCAGGAATCAGCAGTTGGGCTGTGTGCTTGCGCTTCGCTTCCTGGCCCTAATTCTCTGGGGCGTCCTTGGGGCCAGGGCACTGGACAATGGCTTGGCGAGGACGCCTACCATGGGCTGGCTGCACTGGGAGCGTTTCATGTGCAACCTTGACTGCCAGGAAGAGCCTGATTCCTGCATCAG TGAACAGCTGTTCATGCAGATGGCAGAGCTCATGGTCTCTGATGGCTGGAAGGATGCAGGTTATGAGTATGTCTGCATAGATGATTGTTGGATGGCTCCCCAAAGAGATTCAGAAGGCCGACTTCAAGCAGACCCTCAGCGCTTTCCTGGCGGGATTCGCCGCCTAGCTAATTAT GTCCATAGCAAAGGACTGAAGCTAGGGATTTATGCAGATGTTGGATATAAAACCTGCGCAGGCTTCCCTGGGAGTTTTGGATACTATGACATTGATGCCCAGACCTTTGCTGACTGGGGAGTAGACCTACTAAAATTTGATGGCTGTCACTGTGACAGTATAAAGCATTTGGCAGATG GTTATAAGTACATGTCCTTGGCCCTGAACAGGACTGGCAGAAGCATTGTATACTCCTGTGAATGGCCTCTTTATATGTGGCCCTTTCATAAG CCCAATTACACAAAAATCCGGCAGTATTGCAATCACTGGAGAAATTATGCAGATATTTATGATTCCTGGGAAAGTGTAAAGAATATCTTGGACTGGACAGCTTCTAACCAGGAGAAAATTGTTAATGTTGCTGGACCAGGAGGTTGGAATGATCCAGATATG TTAGTGATTGGCAACTTTGGCCTCAGCTGGGATCAGCAAATAACTCAGATGGCCCTCTGGGCTATTATGGCTGCTCCTTTACTCATGTCTAATGATCTCCGACAAATCAGCCCTCAAGCCAGAACTCTACTTCAGGATAAGGATGTGATTGCTATCAACCAAGACCCCCTGGGCAAGCAGGGCTATCGCCTTAGAAAG gacAACAATATTGAGGTGTGGGAACGACCTCTTTCCAACTCAGCCTGGGCTGTAGCTATGAGAAACCTGCGTGAAATTGGTGGACCCCTTTCTTACATGATCAGAGTGTCTTCCTTGGGCCGAGGAGTGGCCTGCAATCCTGGCTGCTTCATCACACAACTCCTCCCTATGAAAACTGAGCTTGGATTCTATGACTGGACTTCAAGCTTAAAAACTCGAATAAATCCCACGGGCACTGTTTTGCTTCGGCTACAGGACAGATTATATCATAAAGTTTAA